In Helianthus annuus cultivar XRQ/B chromosome 3, HanXRQr2.0-SUNRISE, whole genome shotgun sequence, a single window of DNA contains:
- the LOC110876156 gene encoding uncharacterized protein LOC110876156 — translation MTNKGNDEAVPRVTEQMREVIAEEVGKAIENSLSGFIDKIQNTVLSVVDERIKKLEDNANLAKEKLGERKGCSYKEFMACKPPLYHGEVDPIVCQRWLSDLEGVFERTHCDTSDFVAYGMGQLRGQAKDWWDNKKKEIGSEEAKAMTWDEFKVPFLKHHSPKAVINRIKEEFIQLRQKGKSIDKITGIFLDKLRFCEELVTTEEQKVYYYYNMLSAEYREFMTPSKYETLTEIINAAREREIELKKQIERGERRAQEVNPSPTKKARVTDSSKKQEGKSSTPSCKVCGKGHKGECRFKDKPCPICGKTGHTAVLGPGKVSVC, via the coding sequence ATGACGAATAAAGGAAATGACgaagcggtgccaagagtcaccgaacaaatgagagaagtgattgctgAAGAGGTAGGAAAAGCAATCGAGAACAGCTTGTCAGGTTTCATCGATAAAATCCAAAACACGGTGTTATCAGTGGTGGATGAAAGAataaagaaattggaggataatgcCAATTTAGCTAAGGAGAAGTTGGGAGAGCGTAAGGGTTGCTCGTACAAGGAATTTATGGCATGTAAACCGCCACTATATCACGGAGAAGTGGATCcgatagtgtgccaaagatggttGAGTGATCTTGAAGGGGTGTTCGAGAGAACCCACTGTGATACAAGTGACTTCGTAGCTTATGGCATGGGTCAACTGAGGGGCcaagcaaaagactggtgggataataagaaAAAGGAGATTGGTAGCGAAGAGGCGAAGGCGATGACatgggacgagtttaaggtaccattccttaaacaTCACAGCCCCAAAGCAGTTATCAATCGGATCAAAGAAGAGTTTATTCAGCTTAGACAGAAGGGCAAATCTATTGACAAGATCACGGGAATCTTTCTCGACAAACTAAGGTTTTGTGAAGAATTGGTGACAACCGAAGAACAAAAGGTGTATTACTATTATAATATGCTAAGCGCGGAGTatcgggagttcatgactccctcaaAATACGAAACCCTCACCGAAATCATAAACGCCGCTCGAGAAAGAGAGATAGAGCTAAAGAAACAAATCGAAAGGGGTGAAAGAAGGGCACAAGAGGTTAATCCAAGCCCTACGAAAAAGGCACGCGTGACCGATTCATCAAAGAAACAAGAAGGAAAGAGCAGTACGCCAAGTTGTAAAGTGTGCGGGAAGGGACACAAGGGTGAGTGTCGTTTTAAGGACAAGCCGTGTCCTATTTGTGGGAAGACAGGGCACACGGCTGTGTTGGGCCCAGGGAAAGTGTCGGTGTGCTAA